A single genomic interval of Armigeres subalbatus isolate Guangzhou_Male chromosome 1, GZ_Asu_2, whole genome shotgun sequence harbors:
- the LOC134209687 gene encoding uncharacterized protein LOC134209687 has protein sequence MGNVRLLLFICIFRSIVAIPDRDCPQLQVFVSHYSKLLNQMPVQTYPVNNFCSFHNTTFHYSQAVEWFQYATTNKTCDLDFNQNRLNVIQRLFDQMSSIWDDAHCADCVSNKNDTAQFMELYEYQLNCTKFHEPNPCEICSGFYTELQRYYEGLVKSRKGIVCFDIEDRMNQTRHAWSAKYNCCKGKQHSKMAFIGFASAISSLPVIFYVAMYFITRIKENRERAAAPLLNDEAVEETEEEQPHASTSYPPQQLQKEQVDDSKGSQRFVEEEPKINNLNITRGVREGDLIDISNSESKTNHSQKDLKLPADTGDDDVSLLGARNYLN, from the exons ATGGGGAATGTTAGACTCCTTTTGTTTATTTGCATCTTCAGAAGCATTGTAGCAAT ACCTGATCGGGATTGTCCTCAACTTCAAGTTTTTGTATCACATTATTCGAAATTACTCAACCAGATGCCAGTGCAAACGTATCCTGTAAACAATTTCTGCAGCTTCCATAATACAACTTTTCACTACAGCCAAGCCGTTGAATGGTTCCAATATGCCACTACTAATAAGACTTGTGATCTGGATTTCAACCAGAATCGCCTGAACGTTATCCAAAGGCTGTTTGATCAGATGAGTTCGATTTGGGACGATGCGCATTGTGCGGACTGTGTGTCTAATAAAAATGATACGGCTCAGTTCATGGAACTGTACGAATATCAGCTGAACTGTACCAAATTTCACGAACCTAATCCATGCGAAATATGCTCTGGATTCTACACTGAGCTGCAGCGTTACTACGAAGGTTTGGTTAAAAGTCGCAAAGGGATTGTGTGCTTCGATATTGAGGATCGAATGAATCAAACTCGACATGCGTGGAGTGCCAAATACAACTGCTGTAAGGGAAAGCAACATTCGAAAATGGCCTTCATCGGATTTGCCTCAGCCATCAGCAGTCTGCCGGTTATTTTCTACGTGGCTATGTATTTTATTACGCGCATTAAGGAAAATCGAGAACGCGCCGCTGCTCCCCTGTTAAACGATGAAGCCGTTGAGGAAACCGAAGAAGAGCAGCCGCACGCAAGTACAAGTTACCCTCCTCAGCAGTTGCAGAAAGAGCAAGTTGATGATTCAAAGGGTAGCCAACGTTTTGTCGAAGAGGAACCAAAAATTAATAACCTGAACATAACAAGAGGAGTCCGCGAAGGTGATCTTATCGATATCAGCAACAGCGAAAGCAAAACCAATCATTCGCAAAAGGATTTGAAGTTGCCTGCCGATACGGGTGATGACGATGTTTCTCTATTAGGGGCAAGAAATTATCTCAATTAA
- the LOC134209675 gene encoding uncharacterized protein LOC134209675, whose product MARNFEKMEEAYIRLKREAKRIGLVINTSKTKYMIGRGSREDNVSHPPRVCIGGDEIEVVEEFVYLGSLVTAENDTSGEIRRRIVAGNRTYFGLRKTLRSNRVRRRTKLTIYKTVIRPVVLYGHETWTMLVEDQRALGVYERKVLRTIYGGVQMADGTWRRRMNHELHQLLGEPSIVHTAKIGRLRWAGHVARMSDSNPVKMVLDNDPTGTRRRGAQRARWIDQVEDDLRTLRRLRGWRRVAMDRAEWRRLLYTAQATSALV is encoded by the coding sequence atggcacgtaactttgagaagatggaggaagcctacatcagactgaagagggaagctaagcggatcggactagtcatcaacacgtcgaagacgaagtacatgataggaagaggttcaagagaagacaatgtgagtcacccaccgcgagtttgcatcggtggtgacgaaatcgaggtggtagaagaatttgtgtacttgggctcactggtgactgccgaaaatgacaccagcggagaaattcggagacgcatagtggctggaaatcgtacgtactttggactccgcaagacgctccgatcgaatagagttcgccgccgtaccaaactgacaatctacaaaaccgtaattagaccggtagtcctctacggacacgagacctggacgatgctcgtggaggaccaacgcgcacttggagtttacgaaaggaaagtgctgcgtaccatctatggtggggtgcagatggcggacggtacgtggaggaggcgaatgaaccacgaattgcatcagctgttgggagaaccatccatcgttcacaccgcgaaaatcggacgactgcgatgggccgggcacgtagccagaatgtcggacagtaacccggtgaaaatggttctcgacaacgatccgacgggcacaagaaggcgaggtgcgcagcgggcaaggtggatcgatcaggtggaagatgacttgcggaccctccgtagactgcgtggttggcgacgtgtagccatggaccgagccgaatggagaagacttttatataccgcacaggccacttcggccttagtctga